The genomic DNA TGGATCTTGTTCTGGATGCCGTCGAGGCCGGCCATCAGCATGGCGGCGAACGCCAGGTAGGGATTGGCGGTCGGGTCGGGGAAGCGGACCTCGACCCGCTTGCCCTTGGGACCGGTGGCGAAAGGAATCCGGCAGGATGCCGAGCGGTTGCGGGCCGAATAGGCGAGCAGAACGGGGGCCTCGAAGCCCGGAATCAGCCGCTTGTAGCTGTTGGTGCCGGGATTGGTGAAGGCGTTGATCGCCTTGGCGTGCTTGATGATGCCGCCGATGTAGTAGAGCGCCATTTCCGACAGGTCGGCGTAGCCGGTACCGGCGAAAAGGGGCTTCCCCTTCTTCCAGATCGACTGGTGGGTATGCATGCCCGAGCCGTTGTCGCCGTAGACCGGCTTCGGCATGAACGTCGCGGTCTTGCCGTAGGTGTGGGCGACCTGCTGGGTCACGTACTTGTAGATCTGCATATTGTCGGCGCTGCGGACCATGGTGTCGAAGGTGAGCCCGAGCTCGTGCTGGCTGGGGGCGACCTCGTGATGGTGCTTGTCCATGTTGAGGCCCATTTCGCGCATGACCGAGGTCATTTCGGCGCGCAGGTCGTGGGCGCTGTCGACCGGCGGCACCGGGAAATAGCCGCCCTTGATTCCCGGACGATGGCCGACGTTGCCTTCCGGGAATTCCTTGCCGGTGACGTAGGGGCCCTCCTCGGAGTCGAACTGGTACATGACGTGGTTCATGTCGACGCGGTAGCGCACGTCGTCGAACACGAAGAACTCGGCCTCGGGCCCGAAAAAGGCGGTATCGCCGATCCCGGTCGAGGCGAGGTAGGCCTCGGCGCGCTTGGCCAGCGCGCGCGGGCAGCGCGTGTAAGGCTGGCCGGTGGACGGTTCCTGGACGTCGCAGAACAGAATCAACATCGACTGGGCGGCGAACGGGTCCATGACCGCGGTGGTCGCGTCGGGAATCAGGGTCATGTCGGATTCGTTGATCGCCTTCCAGCCGGCGATCGAGGAGCCGTCGAACATGATGCCGTCGGTGAAGGAGGCGTCGTCGATCACCCCCGCGACCATGGTCAGGTGCTGCCACTTGCCGCGCGGATCGGTGAAGCGGAGGTCGACGTACTGGACGTCGTTGTCCTTGATCGTCTTGAGCACGTCGGCGGGGGTCTTGCACTTGAGCGACATCGGCTGAGTCCTTTTCTCTCTGGGGGTTCTAAGCGGATTGGGAAGCGGAATTTGCGGCTAGATGGCGTCCTTGCCGCGTTCGCCGGTACGAACGCGAATGACGTCCTCGATCGCGGTGACGAAGATCTTGCCGTCGCCGATCCGTCCGGTGCGGGCGGTGCGGACGATGGCGTCGACGGCGCGCTCGACCATCTCGTCCTCGACCACGATCTCGAGCTTCACCTTGGGCAGGAAATCGACGACATATTCGGCGCCGCGATAGAGT from Rhodospirillales bacterium includes the following:
- the glnA gene encoding type I glutamate--ammonia ligase is translated as MSLKCKTPADVLKTIKDNDVQYVDLRFTDPRGKWQHLTMVAGVIDDASFTDGIMFDGSSIAGWKAINESDMTLIPDATTAVMDPFAAQSMLILFCDVQEPSTGQPYTRCPRALAKRAEAYLASTGIGDTAFFGPEAEFFVFDDVRYRVDMNHVMYQFDSEEGPYVTGKEFPEGNVGHRPGIKGGYFPVPPVDSAHDLRAEMTSVMREMGLNMDKHHHEVAPSQHELGLTFDTMVRSADNMQIYKYVTQQVAHTYGKTATFMPKPVYGDNGSGMHTHQSIWKKGKPLFAGTGYADLSEMALYYIGGIIKHAKAINAFTNPGTNSYKRLIPGFEAPVLLAYSARNRSASCRIPFATGPKGKRVEVRFPDPTANPYLAFAAMLMAGLDGIQNKIHPGQPMDKNLYDLPPEELKDVPTVCASLREAMGCLDADRAFLKKGDVFSDDLIDSYMELKWEEIYKFEHTPHPIEFQMYYSS
- a CDS encoding P-II family nitrogen regulator, coding for MKKIEAIIKPFKLDEVKEALHEVGLQGITVIEAKGFGRQKGHTELYRGAEYVVDFLPKVKLEIVVEDEMVERAVDAIVRTARTGRIGDGKIFVTAIEDVIRVRTGERGKDAI